One window of SAR324 cluster bacterium genomic DNA carries:
- a CDS encoding Xaa-Pro peptidase family protein — protein MTDRYLPFRQVAKDLGVEAVALVPGCNFERLYRKSFSSHERPLVVFIPAQGDPAALVPNLELRSFDLLNFEGAVFDWRDQTGYQGAFEALAAHLPMQSVAVEGQVMRVFVHHAMVKAWPQLTIVDAEKQISGLRLRKNAEEVEALEQAIRISQNALADVIKKVRPGLTETEVETQLVQALFANGAKEQSFRPIVAAGENSARPHAHARPDYQIQAGDALLIDFGARWSGLCADITRTFFVGHATDEAQEVYQTVLNANQAGHALTSPKVTAHQVDDEVTSLLEASLYADRIRTKTGHGLGRAVHEDPYIMRGNHQQLDTGMVFTIEPGLYRVAPDGFGVRIEDDVLVTEDGCRSLTNFSRSLTVIG, from the coding sequence TTGACCGATCGATACCTACCATTTCGCCAAGTTGCCAAAGATCTTGGCGTCGAAGCTGTGGCGCTGGTGCCTGGCTGTAATTTTGAGCGTCTTTATCGCAAGAGCTTCTCCAGTCACGAACGTCCACTGGTTGTGTTCATTCCAGCACAGGGAGATCCTGCTGCGTTGGTGCCCAACCTAGAGTTGCGTTCCTTTGATCTGCTCAACTTTGAGGGAGCAGTGTTTGACTGGCGAGATCAAACAGGCTATCAAGGTGCTTTTGAAGCCTTAGCCGCTCACCTGCCGATGCAATCTGTGGCCGTGGAAGGGCAGGTGATGAGAGTGTTCGTTCACCATGCGATGGTCAAAGCATGGCCTCAACTGACTATCGTGGATGCTGAAAAACAAATCTCTGGTTTACGGCTTCGCAAAAATGCTGAAGAAGTCGAAGCCCTGGAGCAGGCCATCCGAATTTCACAGAATGCTCTGGCAGACGTCATCAAAAAGGTCCGTCCCGGATTAACTGAGACCGAAGTTGAGACGCAATTGGTGCAAGCGCTTTTTGCAAATGGCGCAAAGGAGCAGTCCTTTCGACCAATTGTCGCGGCTGGTGAGAATTCAGCTCGACCTCATGCCCACGCCCGACCCGACTACCAGATCCAAGCTGGTGACGCTTTGCTGATTGACTTTGGGGCTCGTTGGAGTGGTCTCTGCGCTGATATCACGAGGACTTTTTTTGTAGGACACGCCACTGACGAAGCTCAGGAAGTCTACCAGACCGTTCTGAATGCGAACCAAGCTGGTCATGCCCTCACTTCTCCAAAAGTGACCGCACACCAAGTGGATGATGAGGTCACCTCTTTATTGGAAGCTTCCTTGTATGCAGACCGAATTCGCACCAAGACTGGTCATGGATTAGGTCGCGCAGTTCATGAAGATCCCTATATCATGCGTGGTAATCACCAGCAGTTGGATACTGGAATGGTCTTCACGATTGAACCTGGTCTGTACCGAGTGGCTCCCGACGGCTTTGGTGTCCGTATCGAGGATGATGTTTTGGTCACCGAAGATGGTTGCCGATCCTTGACTAACTTCTCCCGAAGCCTGACCGTGATTGGCTGA
- a CDS encoding ABC transporter permease subunit — MNTVAQAAERPGRFQEFWFYFQENRGAVFGLWIFGLFVVVALLADWIAPYDPTVQYREHLLQPPFWQEGGSLAFPLGTDAVGRDMLSRLLYGARYSFYVGIVVVTVSAAGGIVVGLLSGFAPKWLDTILMRVMDIILAFPSLLLALVLVAILGPSLTNAMIAIAIVLQPHYVRLTRSSVLAERSKDYVTAAKVTGAKLPRLMFITVLPNCLSPIIVQAALSFSTAILDAAALGFLGMGAQPPTPEWGTMLAEAREFILRAWWVVTFPGLAILITVLAINLMGDGLRDALDPKLRRS; from the coding sequence ATGAATACGGTCGCCCAAGCTGCGGAGCGTCCAGGACGGTTTCAAGAATTTTGGTTTTACTTCCAAGAAAACCGAGGTGCTGTCTTTGGGCTCTGGATTTTTGGGCTCTTTGTTGTCGTTGCACTATTGGCTGATTGGATTGCCCCCTATGACCCCACCGTTCAGTATCGAGAGCATCTGCTCCAACCTCCATTCTGGCAGGAAGGGGGCAGTCTGGCTTTCCCCTTGGGAACAGACGCAGTGGGAAGGGATATGCTCTCAAGACTACTATACGGAGCACGCTACTCCTTTTACGTGGGAATCGTGGTCGTAACGGTATCGGCAGCTGGGGGCATTGTGGTGGGGTTGCTCTCAGGTTTTGCTCCCAAATGGCTAGACACGATCCTGATGCGGGTGATGGATATCATTCTCGCTTTTCCTTCCCTGCTGCTAGCGTTGGTGCTGGTTGCAATTCTAGGCCCCTCGCTGACCAACGCAATGATCGCAATTGCGATTGTTCTGCAACCCCACTACGTCAGGCTAACCCGTTCCTCAGTACTTGCAGAGCGTTCCAAGGACTACGTGACTGCTGCCAAGGTCACTGGTGCCAAGCTGCCACGGCTGATGTTCATCACAGTCCTCCCAAACTGCCTCTCGCCAATCATTGTTCAGGCAGCCTTGTCCTTCTCCACTGCAATTTTAGATGCTGCTGCCCTCGGTTTTCTGGGGATGGGCGCACAACCTCCAACTCCTGAATGGGGAACGATGCTGGCCGAAGCTCGAGAGTTTATTCTGCGAGCCTGGTGGGTGGTAACTTTCCCTGGCTTAGCGATTCTGATTACCGTACTGGCAATCAATCTGATGGGAGACGGACTGAGGGATGCCCTCGACCCTAAGTTACGGAGGAGTTGA
- a CDS encoding ABC transporter substrate-binding protein, translating into MKNTLKLATGLMLGAVFAGSVSAKTLVYCSEGSPEGFDPALYTAGTTFDASSHPIYNRLAEFEVGTTNVIPGLAERWEASNDGLSYTFYLRKGVAFHSNKNFTPSRDFNADDVIFSFERQRLESHPYHKVSGGTWEYFGGMDMPSLIKSVEKVNDYTIRFNLNRPEAPFIANMAMDFASILSAEYGDKMISAGTPEMLNQAPIGTGPFQFVGYQKDAVIRYKTNKGYWRGASRLDNLVFAITPDNSVRYQKLKAGECHVMPYPNPADIDAMKADPSITMMEQEGLNVGYLAYNSTQKPFDNPKVRKALNMAIDKKAIIDVVFQGSGQAAKNPIPPTMWSYNNSIQDDPYDPDGAKKMLAAEGVSDLSMKVWAMPVQRPYNPNARRMAELIQADFAKIGVNVEIISYEWGEYLSRSRALDRDGAILLGWTGDNGDPDNFLAVLLGCAGVEKSNRAQWCHKPFDDLIQKAKITTDVKERTRLYQEAQVIFKDQAPWATIAHSVVFMPMRSEVKGYKVHPLGGHIFYGVDIAN; encoded by the coding sequence ATGAAGAATACACTGAAACTAGCGACTGGCCTGATGCTGGGAGCGGTCTTTGCGGGCTCCGTCTCTGCAAAGACGCTGGTCTATTGCTCCGAAGGATCCCCAGAAGGTTTTGATCCAGCTCTCTACACTGCTGGAACAACTTTTGATGCTTCATCGCATCCAATCTACAATCGACTGGCTGAATTTGAAGTCGGTACCACAAACGTCATTCCTGGGTTGGCAGAACGCTGGGAAGCCTCAAACGATGGCCTTTCCTACACTTTTTATCTAAGAAAGGGAGTAGCATTCCATTCAAATAAGAACTTCACGCCTTCTCGAGATTTCAATGCAGACGATGTGATTTTCTCCTTTGAGCGCCAGCGATTGGAAAGCCATCCCTACCATAAGGTCTCTGGTGGAACCTGGGAATACTTTGGCGGGATGGATATGCCTTCGCTGATCAAGTCAGTCGAAAAGGTGAATGACTATACCATCCGGTTCAACCTGAACCGACCTGAAGCTCCCTTCATTGCCAACATGGCGATGGACTTTGCATCCATTCTCTCAGCAGAGTATGGCGATAAAATGATTTCAGCTGGAACGCCAGAGATGCTGAACCAGGCCCCAATTGGAACAGGTCCTTTCCAGTTTGTAGGATACCAAAAAGATGCTGTAATCCGTTACAAGACAAACAAAGGCTATTGGCGAGGAGCTTCCAGACTAGACAACTTGGTTTTTGCGATCACTCCGGACAACTCAGTGCGCTACCAGAAGCTAAAGGCTGGGGAATGCCACGTAATGCCCTATCCAAACCCAGCAGACATTGACGCAATGAAAGCTGATCCATCCATCACAATGATGGAGCAGGAAGGCCTGAACGTTGGTTATCTTGCCTATAACTCGACCCAGAAGCCATTTGACAATCCAAAAGTCCGCAAGGCTTTGAACATGGCGATCGACAAGAAAGCAATCATCGATGTGGTCTTCCAGGGGTCTGGTCAAGCAGCTAAGAATCCAATTCCCCCAACCATGTGGTCCTACAATAATTCGATTCAGGATGACCCCTACGATCCAGATGGAGCGAAGAAGATGTTGGCTGCTGAAGGAGTCAGCGATCTGAGTATGAAGGTTTGGGCGATGCCGGTGCAACGTCCCTACAATCCCAATGCACGGCGAATGGCTGAGTTAATCCAGGCAGACTTTGCCAAAATTGGGGTGAACGTGGAGATCATTAGCTACGAGTGGGGTGAGTATCTCAGCCGTTCAAGGGCATTGGATCGTGATGGTGCAATTCTATTGGGCTGGACCGGAGACAACGGGGATCCTGATAACTTCCTTGCTGTCTTATTGGGTTGTGCTGGAGTGGAAAAATCCAATCGGGCGCAGTGGTGTCACAAGCCTTTTGATGATCTGATCCAGAAGGCCAAGATAACTACGGACGTAAAAGAGCGCACTCGTCTATACCAGGAAGCTCAAGTGATCTTCAAGGACCAGGCTCCCTGGGCGACGATCGCACATTCCGTCGTTTTCATGCCGATGCGCAGTGAAGTGAAGGGCTACAAGGTTCATCCCTTGGGTGGCCACATCTTCTATGGCGTCGACATCGCCAACTAA
- a CDS encoding aldo/keto reductase, with product MINLANTDLKISSLCLGGNVFGWTADVTNSEAVLSHFIDNGGNFIDTADMYSQWGNGHVGGESERIIGNLLKARGDRSSLVIATKVAKMDKHRGLSAQNIRAACEESLQRLQTDYIDLYYAHEDDPKTPIEETLGAFDSLVQEGKVRYIAASNFTAPRLQESLDIAKKAGLVGYVAAQDHYNLLERDYETSLQPTLSKNSLSQLPYFGLARGFLTGKYRPGKNVNSVRSGGVAGYQNARGWNLLTKLDELAQQHQTTVSAVALAWLRAQPTVATPIASARNLQQLKEILPVVELSAGELQTLSNC from the coding sequence ATGATCAATCTTGCAAACACCGATCTAAAAATCTCATCGCTCTGTCTTGGCGGAAACGTCTTTGGCTGGACCGCTGATGTCACCAATTCAGAGGCAGTGCTCAGTCACTTCATTGATAATGGGGGAAACTTCATTGATACAGCTGATATGTACTCACAATGGGGCAACGGACACGTGGGTGGAGAATCAGAGAGGATCATTGGTAACTTGCTCAAGGCTAGAGGAGACCGCAGCTCCTTGGTGATTGCTACTAAGGTTGCCAAAATGGACAAACACCGTGGGTTGTCAGCACAGAACATCCGTGCCGCTTGTGAGGAGTCGCTGCAGCGACTTCAAACAGATTACATCGACTTGTACTATGCTCACGAGGATGACCCGAAGACCCCGATTGAAGAGACCCTGGGGGCTTTTGATTCGCTGGTTCAGGAGGGAAAGGTGCGCTACATCGCTGCTTCAAACTTTACGGCTCCTCGCCTACAGGAATCACTCGACATTGCCAAAAAAGCAGGGCTGGTTGGCTATGTGGCTGCCCAGGATCACTACAATTTGCTAGAGAGAGACTATGAAACCTCCCTTCAGCCCACACTATCCAAAAATTCGCTCAGTCAATTACCTTACTTTGGCTTGGCTCGTGGCTTTTTGACAGGCAAGTATCGACCAGGGAAAAACGTCAATTCTGTACGCTCTGGAGGAGTGGCTGGCTACCAAAATGCTCGTGGCTGGAACCTATTAACTAAGCTGGATGAACTAGCCCAGCAACATCAAACTACAGTTTCGGCAGTGGCCTTGGCCTGGTTGCGCGCTCAGCCTACAGTCGCCACTCCGATTGCCTCGGCTCGTAACCTTCAGCAACTTAAGGAAATTCTGCCTGTCGTCGAGCTCAGTGCCGGAGAATTGCAGACGCTGTCCAATTGTTGA
- a CDS encoding GNAT family N-acetyltransferase, translating into MKIRPLVADDLPQIQQIYAHHVLHGTGSWEWEPPSLAEITDRAQSVHEKGLPYLVAEVTEQIAGYAYASPYRPRAGDRFTLEDSVYLHPEFSKQGIGLQLLQELQPQCGALGYREMIAVIGDSANHASIRLHERAGFIEVGVFHNIGFKFRRFLDSVYMQAQLKASGTTLLHPSIIP; encoded by the coding sequence TTGAAAATCCGACCTCTTGTTGCTGACGATCTGCCTCAGATTCAGCAGATTTACGCCCACCATGTATTGCATGGAACCGGATCTTGGGAATGGGAACCCCCCAGCCTTGCGGAGATAACCGACCGGGCCCAATCTGTTCACGAAAAGGGTCTGCCCTACCTTGTTGCGGAAGTCACAGAACAAATTGCGGGTTATGCCTACGCGAGCCCCTATCGTCCTCGGGCAGGTGATCGCTTCACCCTGGAAGATTCAGTTTATCTTCATCCTGAATTCAGCAAACAGGGTATTGGGCTGCAGCTCCTGCAGGAGCTACAGCCTCAGTGTGGAGCCTTGGGCTATCGGGAGATGATCGCCGTGATCGGAGACTCGGCCAACCACGCTTCCATTCGGTTGCATGAGCGGGCTGGCTTCATTGAGGTGGGGGTGTTTCACAACATCGGTTTCAAGTTTAGACGCTTCCTGGATTCCGTTTATATGCAGGCTCAGCTGAAAGCATCGGGAACCACTCTATTGCACCCATCCATTATCCCCTGA